A genomic region of Cyprinus carpio isolate SPL01 chromosome B13, ASM1834038v1, whole genome shotgun sequence contains the following coding sequences:
- the LOC109047021 gene encoding LIM domain-binding protein 3-like isoform X7 — MSSYNVSLAGPSPWGFRLQGGKDFNMPLTISRITPGSKAASSNLIQGDIIVAIDGVTTEGMTHLEAQNKIKSANFNLALTMQRSKRPIPIPMTTPRIDSPMSVIPHQKVITNTPANTEYLPSFNPIALKDTALSTNKPIEVKGPGGKATIIHAQYNTPISMYSQDAIMDAIAGQSQARGSELSGNETDSPLSNLPVKERVIDSASPVYQAVIPSETNELGPADWAIRAAQLQSKSFRVLAHITGTEYMQDPDEEALRKSREMFESEAKGPRFAKLKNWHHGLSAQILNVPQ; from the exons ATGAGTTCGTACAACGTTTCACTCGCTGGACCTTCGCCTTGGGGCTTCCGGTTGCAAGGAGGCAAGGACTTCAACATGCCCCTCACCATTTCCAGG ATTACACCAGGAAGCAAGGCAGCCTCCAGCAACCTGATCCAGGGTGACATCATCGTGGCCATTGATGGGGTCACCACAGAGGGGATGACACACCTGGAGGCCCAAAACAAGATCAAGTCTGCCAACTTCAATCTGGCCCTTACCATGCAAAG GTCAAAGCGGCCCATTCCAATTCCCATGACAACACCAAGGATTGACTCCCCTATGTCTGTGATCCCTCATCAGAAG GTTATTACCAACACTCCTGCCAA CACCGAGTACCTGCCCAGCTTCAACCCAATAGCTCTGAAGGACACTGCACTCTCCACCAACAAGCCCATTGAGGTAAAGGGGCCTGGAGGCAAGGCCACCATCATCCATGCGCAGTACAACACCCCCATCAGCATGTACTCCCAGGATGCTATTATGGATGCCATTGCTGGCCAGTCCCAGGCCAGGGGTAGCGAGCTGTCTGG CAATGAAACTGACTCTCCGCTATC TAATCTGCCAGTTAAAGAGCGTGTTATAGACAGTGCTTCCCCAGTGTATCAGGCTGTCATCCCCAGTGAAACCAATGAACTGGGGCCGGCTGATTGGGCCATAAGAGCCGCCCAGCTGCAGTCCAAGTCCTTCCGTGTCCTCGCCCACATTACTGGAACTGAATACA TGCAAGACCCTGATGAGGAAGCTCTGAGAAAGTCAAG GGAAATGTTTGAATCTGAAGCCAAAGGCCCTCGTTTTGCTAAACTGAAAAACTGGCACCATGGCCTGTCGGCACAAATACTTAATGTGCCTCAGTAA
- the LOC109047021 gene encoding LIM domain-binding protein 3-like isoform X8: MSSYNVSLAGPSPWGFRLQGGKDFNMPLTISRITPGSKAASSNLIQGDIIVAIDGVTTEGMTHLEAQNKIKSANFNLALTMQRSKRPIPIPMTTPRIDSPMSVIPHQKVITNTPANTEYLPSFNPIALKDTALSTNKPIEVKGPGGKATIIHAQYNTPISMYSQDAIMDAIAGQSQARGSELSGNLPVKERVIDSASPVYQAVIPSETNELGPADWAIRAAQLQSKSFRVLAHITGTEYMQDPDEEALRKSREMFESEAKGPRFAKLKNWHHGLSAQILNVPQ, encoded by the exons ATGAGTTCGTACAACGTTTCACTCGCTGGACCTTCGCCTTGGGGCTTCCGGTTGCAAGGAGGCAAGGACTTCAACATGCCCCTCACCATTTCCAGG ATTACACCAGGAAGCAAGGCAGCCTCCAGCAACCTGATCCAGGGTGACATCATCGTGGCCATTGATGGGGTCACCACAGAGGGGATGACACACCTGGAGGCCCAAAACAAGATCAAGTCTGCCAACTTCAATCTGGCCCTTACCATGCAAAG GTCAAAGCGGCCCATTCCAATTCCCATGACAACACCAAGGATTGACTCCCCTATGTCTGTGATCCCTCATCAGAAG GTTATTACCAACACTCCTGCCAA CACCGAGTACCTGCCCAGCTTCAACCCAATAGCTCTGAAGGACACTGCACTCTCCACCAACAAGCCCATTGAGGTAAAGGGGCCTGGAGGCAAGGCCACCATCATCCATGCGCAGTACAACACCCCCATCAGCATGTACTCCCAGGATGCTATTATGGATGCCATTGCTGGCCAGTCCCAGGCCAGGGGTAGCGAGCTGTCTGG TAATCTGCCAGTTAAAGAGCGTGTTATAGACAGTGCTTCCCCAGTGTATCAGGCTGTCATCCCCAGTGAAACCAATGAACTGGGGCCGGCTGATTGGGCCATAAGAGCCGCCCAGCTGCAGTCCAAGTCCTTCCGTGTCCTCGCCCACATTACTGGAACTGAATACA TGCAAGACCCTGATGAGGAAGCTCTGAGAAAGTCAAG GGAAATGTTTGAATCTGAAGCCAAAGGCCCTCGTTTTGCTAAACTGAAAAACTGGCACCATGGCCTGTCGGCACAAATACTTAATGTGCCTCAGTAA
- the LOC109047021 gene encoding LIM domain-binding protein 3-like isoform X6: MSSYNVSLAGPSPWGFRLQGGKDFNMPLTISRITPGSKAASSNLIQGDIIVAIDGVTTEGMTHLEAQNKIKSANFNLALTMQRSKRPIPIPMTTPRIDSPMSVIPHQKDQPVQMNGALSVSAETNSSYSSKHTNQSYSTVVSSSGEASLPAQRHLAAPRDKSSSGQKNQQYNSPIGLYSAETLQEMAMLQERVKSSGSGMPSGNLPVKERVIDSASPVYQAVIPSETNELGPADWAIRAAQLQSKSFRVLAHITGTEYMQDPDEEALRKSREMFESEAKGPRFAKLKNWHHGLSAQILNVPQ, translated from the exons ATGAGTTCGTACAACGTTTCACTCGCTGGACCTTCGCCTTGGGGCTTCCGGTTGCAAGGAGGCAAGGACTTCAACATGCCCCTCACCATTTCCAGG ATTACACCAGGAAGCAAGGCAGCCTCCAGCAACCTGATCCAGGGTGACATCATCGTGGCCATTGATGGGGTCACCACAGAGGGGATGACACACCTGGAGGCCCAAAACAAGATCAAGTCTGCCAACTTCAATCTGGCCCTTACCATGCAAAG GTCAAAGCGGCCCATTCCAATTCCCATGACAACACCAAGGATTGACTCCCCTATGTCTGTGATCCCTCATCAGAAG GATCAGCCTGTGCAAATGAATGGGGCTCTCTCGGTCTCTGCTGAGACAAACTCCAGCTACTCAAGCAAGCACACCAACCAGTCCTATAGCACTGTGGTGAGCAGTAGCGGAGAAGCTTCTTTGCCTGCTCAAAGGCATTTAGCTGCTCCGAGGGACAAATCCTCCTCTGGGCAAAAAAACCAGCAGTATAACTCCCCCATCGGTCTGTACTCTGCAGAGACATTACAAGAGATGGCCATGCTGCAGGAGAGGGTTAAGAGCTCGGGGTCAGGCATGCCTAGTGG TAATCTGCCAGTTAAAGAGCGTGTTATAGACAGTGCTTCCCCAGTGTATCAGGCTGTCATCCCCAGTGAAACCAATGAACTGGGGCCGGCTGATTGGGCCATAAGAGCCGCCCAGCTGCAGTCCAAGTCCTTCCGTGTCCTCGCCCACATTACTGGAACTGAATACA TGCAAGACCCTGATGAGGAAGCTCTGAGAAAGTCAAG GGAAATGTTTGAATCTGAAGCCAAAGGCCCTCGTTTTGCTAAACTGAAAAACTGGCACCATGGCCTGTCGGCACAAATACTTAATGTGCCTCAGTAA